The Pseudomonadota bacterium genome contains a region encoding:
- a CDS encoding PAS domain S-box protein: MKMEIFRDYDLEMVYIVKTMRNEHKTKEQLMHELAESRLRISDLETSQVVYMQREEALKETGEILQALINATRETLLLIDNEGTVLLANEVVAQRLGKSVRELTGTCLYDHFPPDVARLRKEQFDRVSLTGEPMHFEDIREGMFFDIYCYPVFDKGGKASRIAIFAHEITKRKQAERKLIESEERYRVAIEYSNDGVALLRGDQHIYVNKKFLEIFGYDSPDEVIGKPHELTVHPDDLPMVIEYNRKRQRGEPVPSNYEFKGIRKDGTPIFLDISGARTIFRGEPVTLVYFRDITERKQAEEKIHASEMRYRRLFEAAKDGILIIDAETGRVEDVSPFTVDMLGYPRDELLGRQVWEIEFFKNTVLTEATFLELRDSGKIYYDNLQLATKDGWNIIAELVGNVYLVNQKRVAQFNIHNISDLKWAEEMLKQEKETFFSILENHPFGVALLGHDRTYEYINPAFTGITGYTLDDISTSRDWFMKAFPDPDYRHYVYSLWVNNLDRIKEREEEPVTLKVICKDKTEKIINFISIQLRGDKYIITYWDVTKEKYAEEEREKLIFELQKALSEVKTLSGLLPICASCKKIRNDKGYWEQIEDYVQDHSEAEFSHGICPECGERLYPEYYKKK; this comes from the coding sequence ATGAAGATGGAAATTTTCAGAGACTATGACCTGGAAATGGTATATATTGTTAAGACGATGAGGAACGAACACAAGACGAAAGAGCAACTAATGCATGAACTGGCAGAGTCACGCCTGCGGATTTCTGATCTTGAAACATCACAAGTTGTATACATGCAGCGGGAAGAAGCCCTGAAGGAGACCGGAGAAATACTTCAGGCATTGATCAATGCTACGAGAGAAACCTTGTTGCTTATTGACAATGAAGGCACAGTCCTTCTGGCGAATGAGGTGGTGGCCCAGAGGCTGGGCAAAAGCGTTCGGGAACTCACAGGTACGTGCCTCTATGATCATTTTCCCCCGGATGTTGCAAGGCTGAGAAAAGAACAATTTGATAGAGTCTCCCTCACCGGTGAACCGATGCACTTTGAAGACATCAGGGAAGGGATGTTCTTCGACATATATTGCTACCCTGTTTTTGATAAGGGAGGGAAGGCATCAAGAATAGCCATTTTTGCTCATGAAATTACAAAGCGGAAGCAAGCCGAAAGAAAGCTCATTGAATCTGAAGAGCGTTACCGGGTAGCAATTGAATACTCCAACGACGGGGTAGCCCTGCTAAGGGGAGACCAGCACATATACGTGAATAAGAAATTCCTGGAAATCTTCGGCTACGACAGCCCTGATGAGGTCATAGGAAAGCCTCATGAGCTCACTGTGCATCCCGATGATCTTCCCATGGTTATAGAGTACAACAGGAAGAGACAAAGAGGTGAGCCTGTCCCGTCGAACTATGAGTTCAAGGGTATTCGCAAGGACGGTACACCAATCTTTTTGGACATCTCCGGCGCCAGGACTATATTCCGTGGTGAACCGGTCACGCTTGTGTATTTCAGGGATATTACCGAGCGTAAACAAGCAGAAGAGAAGATTCACGCTTCCGAGATGCGTTACCGGCGGCTATTTGAGGCAGCCAAGGACGGTATATTGATTATTGATGCAGAAACCGGAAGGGTTGAAGATGTAAGCCCATTCACGGTTGATATGTTGGGTTATCCCCGTGATGAGTTACTTGGAAGGCAGGTCTGGGAGATCGAATTTTTCAAGAATACTGTATTAACAGAAGCTACTTTCCTGGAATTACGGGACAGCGGAAAAATCTATTACGATAACCTGCAACTGGCAACAAAAGACGGCTGGAACATCATTGCGGAACTTGTCGGCAATGTCTATCTGGTCAACCAGAAAAGGGTTGCTCAGTTCAATATCCATAATATAAGCGATTTGAAATGGGCAGAAGAGATGCTCAAGCAAGAAAAAGAAACGTTCTTTTCTATTCTTGAAAATCATCCCTTCGGTGTTGCCTTGCTGGGTCATGATCGTACGTATGAGTATATCAACCCTGCATTTACCGGAATCACAGGGTATACTCTCGATGATATTTCAACATCGAGGGATTGGTTTATGAAGGCTTTCCCGGACCCTGATTACAGGCATTATGTCTATTCTCTATGGGTAAATAATCTGGATAGAATTAAAGAAAGGGAAGAAGAACCGGTAACCCTGAAAGTGATCTGTAAAGATAAGACAGAAAAGATAATTAATTTCATATCCATTCAATTAAGGGGCGATAAGTATATAATAACCTATTGGGATGTTACCAAAGAAAAGTATGCCGAGGAAGAGCGTGAGAAGCTCATTTTTGAACTTCAGAAAGCACTTTCTGAAGTAAAAACGCTGAGCGGACTCCTTCCGATATGTGCTTCGTGCAAAAAGATACGAAATGACAAGGGCTATTGGGAACAAATAGAGGATTATGTACAAGACCACTCAGAAGCGGAATTCAGTCATGGTATCTGCCCTGAATGTGGAGAAAGACTGTATCCTGAGTACTATAAAAAGAAGTGA
- a CDS encoding FecR family protein, which translates to MFSLLKKTSKIHCRHSIAFFLLLACITCFTTLLYSQTTNSAVITFVSGETRLSKGGSAPEPVKVNDVFQAAGQVSTGGDSRTEIVFPDGTLARLGSNTVLNVDNNTRGFTLERGTLLMQVPKEAGSINIITGNVSYEADRATVLIEHAPGGYAKFIVVEGAAKASISSRFGERIPVDAGKMLILPPGSNSLPDPVDVDLRRLIQTSTLIHLKGDIRTNTGVTTLNLNNINNAVSEQQKTISAGTLINTNLVMLSGASLVIASDNLLKTLESRSDVTHNASKQGTFTLGSGDTIDMGGQLSRNNIQVATGDIKGNPAFTVFDFDSLNIAGTFGVAIPSGTPDKLELDSQSNINVTGPFTVNSGLSTLKLAASNGSVNINQTISASIPALSVADRAKLTQASGEYYGVDKWQAYAPIATGTKLVHGATSDAASTTVAYSNYFATEQAKQDAMTGSNVDARLYNGFVQVGPYRNPSVTGDFTYRSYVITYEVMRPLPVTYALVSNNPQHNTTGAQGGHDQYFTPFRRQDLIRLGYIKTVESVAAINTVTDIPRYVALSGSTTTYDNLNTLAQNDYYTYFNTSAPDQLAEAERLRLEATALRNNKSRSSQELTVNAKGSGGDITLGANANIDGFANVGFTADRNITISGGIWGTDTFSATAGGDLSLVSGALIEAFTDNRLTGGGSIGLNSNGTVNISGRVQASNSPWIMGTSSEKPGSITIDSQKADPDSIAIDVTSSGQILALLYASLPAAGRAKVQLTSAGGKIQIDGLKDGGVNYGKNIVADYGDLSIVNNGTKGIIDILSGAGLQADIIKIGALGTQGVLNIYAGSKMDANTQIKLYGGELSGGAVVFGGSGTVTLTSPAIIMSADKVQVNTGVYIDTGTVVADVYANKRYWTPAQGGDAGSTQLGTWSKTPNNAGGPKSAGSF; encoded by the coding sequence ATGTTTTCTCTTCTCAAGAAAACTTCAAAGATTCATTGCAGGCACAGCATTGCCTTCTTCTTACTCCTTGCATGTATAACATGCTTTACAACACTACTGTATAGTCAGACCACGAACAGCGCTGTTATCACGTTTGTGAGCGGAGAAACGCGATTGTCAAAGGGTGGTTCGGCCCCTGAGCCGGTAAAGGTCAACGATGTTTTTCAGGCTGCCGGGCAGGTTTCTACAGGAGGGGATTCTAGGACAGAGATTGTCTTTCCTGACGGTACACTGGCCAGGCTGGGCTCGAACACCGTGCTTAACGTAGATAATAATACCAGAGGGTTTACGTTAGAGCGCGGCACACTCCTTATGCAGGTACCAAAAGAAGCCGGTTCAATAAATATCATAACAGGCAATGTTTCCTATGAGGCAGACAGGGCAACTGTTTTGATTGAACACGCACCGGGAGGCTATGCAAAGTTTATCGTAGTAGAAGGGGCAGCCAAGGCATCAATCAGCAGCCGGTTTGGCGAAAGAATACCTGTGGATGCGGGCAAAATGCTTATTTTGCCTCCCGGATCAAACAGTCTGCCTGACCCTGTTGATGTAGATTTAAGACGCCTGATTCAGACATCAACGCTTATCCATCTGAAGGGAGACATCAGAACGAATACAGGTGTTACGACGTTAAATCTGAATAACATAAATAATGCTGTCTCAGAACAGCAGAAAACAATTTCTGCAGGAACGCTGATAAATACCAATCTTGTTATGTTGTCCGGTGCGAGTTTGGTCATTGCATCCGACAATCTCCTGAAGACCCTTGAAAGCAGATCAGATGTAACGCATAATGCCTCAAAACAGGGGACTTTTACCCTCGGCTCAGGTGATACCATAGATATGGGCGGACAGCTTTCAAGAAACAATATCCAGGTTGCTACAGGTGATATAAAGGGCAACCCGGCCTTTACCGTATTTGATTTCGACAGTCTTAATATTGCGGGAACTTTCGGGGTTGCCATACCTTCCGGAACGCCAGACAAGCTCGAACTGGATTCGCAAAGCAATATAAACGTTACCGGACCTTTTACCGTAAACTCCGGCCTGTCAACCCTGAAACTTGCTGCGTCAAACGGTTCCGTCAACATCAATCAAACCATCTCGGCATCGATACCTGCCTTATCGGTTGCAGACAGGGCGAAGCTCACCCAGGCTTCGGGTGAATACTATGGTGTGGACAAATGGCAGGCTTACGCGCCGATTGCAACGGGCACAAAACTCGTGCACGGAGCAACCTCTGATGCGGCGAGCACTACTGTGGCCTACTCGAATTATTTTGCAACAGAGCAGGCAAAGCAGGACGCCATGACAGGGTCAAATGTGGATGCCCGTTTATATAATGGATTCGTCCAGGTGGGCCCATACCGCAATCCGTCTGTGACAGGGGATTTCACATACAGGTCCTATGTAATTACCTATGAGGTCATGAGGCCGCTGCCGGTGACGTATGCCCTTGTGAGCAATAATCCGCAGCATAACACGACAGGCGCCCAGGGCGGCCACGACCAGTATTTTACGCCATTCAGAAGACAGGACCTCATCAGGCTGGGGTACATAAAAACAGTTGAATCAGTGGCGGCCATAAACACCGTTACAGACATCCCGCGATATGTTGCCCTCTCAGGGAGTACCACGACCTATGATAACTTAAACACCCTTGCGCAAAACGACTATTATACCTATTTCAACACTTCGGCCCCGGATCAGCTCGCCGAAGCAGAGAGACTGCGGCTGGAGGCAACTGCCCTCCGAAACAACAAGTCTCGTTCATCCCAGGAACTGACTGTGAATGCAAAAGGCTCAGGCGGTGATATAACGCTTGGCGCAAATGCAAATATAGACGGATTTGCAAACGTAGGATTTACGGCGGATAGGAATATCACGATAAGCGGAGGAATATGGGGCACAGATACCTTTTCCGCAACTGCCGGTGGGGACTTATCGCTCGTTAGTGGAGCGCTTATTGAGGCATTTACCGACAACCGGTTAACAGGCGGCGGGTCGATCGGATTGAACAGCAACGGTACGGTCAATATCAGCGGCAGGGTGCAGGCCAGCAATTCACCCTGGATTATGGGTACCTCAAGTGAAAAACCGGGAAGCATTACCATTGACAGCCAGAAAGCTGATCCTGATTCAATCGCGATAGATGTAACAAGCAGCGGGCAAATTCTCGCGCTGCTTTATGCATCTCTTCCTGCTGCGGGCCGTGCAAAGGTGCAGCTTACATCAGCCGGAGGTAAAATTCAAATCGATGGCCTGAAAGACGGCGGAGTCAATTACGGAAAAAATATTGTTGCTGATTACGGTGATCTCAGTATTGTCAATAACGGAACAAAAGGGATTATTGACATTTTAAGCGGGGCAGGGCTCCAGGCCGATATCATAAAAATAGGGGCTCTTGGGACTCAGGGGGTTTTGAATATCTATGCAGGAAGCAAGATGGACGCCAATACCCAGATAAAACTTTATGGTGGTGAATTGTCGGGCGGCGCTGTAGTATTCGGCGGAAGCGGTACGGTCACCCTCACGTCGCCGGCCATAATAATGAGCGCCGATAAGGTTCAGGTGAATACGGGTGTATATATAGATACAGGCACTGTAGTGGCAGACGTTTATGCCAACAAGCGATACTGGACGCCGGCACAGGGCGGTGATGCAGGTTCCACCCAGCTTGGCACATGGTCTAAAACACCGAATAATGCAGGTGGTCCAAAGAGTGCAGGGAGCTTCTGA
- the mltG gene encoding endolytic transglycosylase MltG codes for MPAKQHKIIIIIAVMSFLIMQTLIFASIPKSTENEPVNVIVKSGTSLNNIAGLLKDDGIIYSSHLFMLYSFLTRSKLIAGEYELKKNMSTFDIIMKMKHGERNIYTLKIIEGYNIYNVAETIQNAKITKKDEFIRLATSRDFLGRLKIDSGSLEGYLSPDTYYYSKETDVDKFIERIVQRTFKFFEKESIRDRMQELKMDIYQTLTLASMIEKEAKMKEEKPLISAVFHNRLKKDMSLDCDPTVVYGTGAFYRPITKSDLATHTPYNTYKLRGLPKGPICIPDKNSIMAALYPAPVNYLFFVSRNDGTHVFSNDMNTHNHFVHIYQRVKNTKKQ; via the coding sequence ATGCCCGCAAAACAACATAAAATAATAATAATAATCGCAGTAATGTCATTCCTGATAATGCAAACCCTGATCTTTGCAAGTATACCCAAGAGTACAGAAAATGAGCCTGTAAATGTTATTGTAAAAAGCGGGACAAGCCTGAACAACATAGCCGGTCTGCTGAAAGATGACGGTATCATATACTCATCCCATCTTTTTATGCTTTATTCGTTTCTTACCAGAAGTAAGCTGATAGCAGGCGAATACGAGCTGAAAAAGAACATGTCTACCTTTGATATTATCATGAAAATGAAACATGGTGAGAGAAATATATATACATTGAAGATTATTGAAGGTTACAATATATACAATGTAGCGGAAACAATTCAAAATGCAAAAATTACGAAAAAAGATGAATTCATACGCCTCGCAACAAGCCGTGATTTTCTCGGCAGATTAAAAATAGATTCCGGTTCCTTGGAAGGGTATCTTTCACCGGATACATATTATTACAGCAAAGAAACCGATGTAGACAAGTTTATAGAAAGGATAGTGCAGAGAACTTTTAAGTTTTTTGAAAAAGAAAGTATACGGGACAGGATGCAAGAATTAAAAATGGATATTTACCAAACATTAACCCTTGCATCAATGATAGAAAAAGAAGCAAAAATGAAAGAAGAAAAACCACTGATTTCGGCAGTTTTTCATAACAGGCTCAAAAAGGATATGTCGCTCGATTGTGACCCCACCGTGGTATATGGAACAGGTGCATTTTACCGGCCGATAACAAAATCAGATCTGGCAACCCATACCCCTTATAACACATATAAGCTCCGAGGGCTGCCAAAGGGTCCGATTTGCATACCCGATAAAAATTCAATTATGGCAGCGCTTTATCCTGCACCTGTGAATTATCTATTTTTTGTCTCCAGAAATGATGGCACCCATGTCTTTTCAAATGACATGAATACACATAACCATTTTGTACACATATACCAGAGAGTAAAAAACACAAAAAAACAGTAA
- a CDS encoding acetyl-CoA acetyltransferase encodes MAKDVAVIGVGQTSFVRGYEGSIRELAFEAFREATQDAGIMQKDIAASIFCSAPEYDKQRSPAGVLAEYLGLIPQPTFYIETVCSSSSSGLKVAYSMIKAGLHDVVAVVGFQKMSEITSAESQERMGRGADIQWEAPFGTMMPAYYALYAQAYMAKNGLTHDDLRDVRLKSATYGQVNERAVYRKGIKAADFDPTNPDAKMAGAVAWPLRVGDACANADGASCVILANAEKAKAFSKKPVWILGIGAASEAVNMAARPDFAQGLSVGYKASAEAYKMAGITAKDVKVAEVHDCFTIAEIMAYEGLGFAPMGDGKQLIREKATYKEGRIPVNVDGGLLSKGHPIGATGGSQIRTIVLQLRDEAGPMQVPGSPEIGLVHNVGGVGLYGNVTIFGR; translated from the coding sequence ATGGCAAAAGATGTAGCAGTTATTGGAGTTGGTCAGACTTCGTTTGTCAGGGGCTACGAAGGCTCGATCAGGGAATTGGCCTTTGAGGCTTTCAGGGAAGCGACGCAGGACGCAGGCATCATGCAAAAGGATATTGCAGCTTCTATTTTTTGTTCGGCGCCTGAATACGACAAACAGAGATCGCCTGCAGGCGTTCTGGCAGAGTATCTGGGACTCATTCCCCAGCCGACCTTTTATATTGAGACTGTTTGTTCATCAAGCAGCAGCGGCTTAAAGGTGGCATACAGCATGATTAAAGCCGGATTACATGATGTAGTGGCTGTTGTCGGCTTCCAGAAGATGTCGGAGATTACATCCGCAGAATCACAGGAAAGAATGGGCCGCGGCGCTGATATTCAGTGGGAAGCGCCATTTGGCACTATGATGCCTGCCTATTATGCGCTCTATGCACAGGCATATATGGCAAAAAATGGTTTAACGCATGATGATCTGAGAGATGTCCGTTTAAAATCAGCAACTTATGGCCAGGTCAACGAGAGAGCTGTGTACCGTAAGGGCATTAAGGCAGCAGACTTTGATCCGACAAACCCCGATGCTAAGATGGCAGGTGCAGTAGCATGGCCATTACGGGTTGGTGATGCATGCGCCAATGCAGACGGCGCTTCCTGCGTTATTCTGGCAAATGCAGAAAAAGCAAAGGCTTTTTCAAAGAAACCTGTATGGATCCTCGGTATAGGCGCTGCTTCCGAAGCAGTCAATATGGCTGCAAGGCCTGATTTTGCTCAGGGCCTGAGCGTCGGCTATAAAGCTTCGGCAGAGGCATACAAAATGGCCGGTATAACCGCAAAAGATGTAAAAGTTGCTGAAGTGCATGACTGTTTCACCATCGCAGAGATTATGGCATATGAAGGACTTGGATTTGCACCCATGGGCGACGGCAAGCAGCTTATTCGTGAAAAAGCAACATACAAGGAAGGTCGGATTCCTGTAAACGTTGATGGTGGTCTCCTTTCCAAGGGTCATCCAATCGGCGCAACAGGCGGATCACAGATACGTACAATAGTTCTGCAGTTAAGAGACGAGGCAGGCCCCATGCAGGTACCGGGAAGCCCGGAAATAGGTCTTGTTCACAATGTCGGCGGCGTTGGCCTGTATGGCAATGTTACAATCTTTGGGAGGTGA
- a CDS encoding Zn-ribbon domain-containing OB-fold protein, with protein MGFEKFGRKSFTAMTKMAKFVDLLGEGKVQGTVCKQCGAKYFPPRADCAACLSKDMDWFEMPKSGKLETFTTAYYAPFGFEKDCPYIMGVVDFGAGPKLFARLASDIKPEDAKVGMDVTIRPLKYDDGQMSFEIAKA; from the coding sequence ATGGGATTCGAAAAATTTGGAAGAAAAAGTTTTACAGCTATGACAAAAATGGCAAAGTTCGTCGATTTGTTAGGAGAAGGAAAGGTTCAAGGTACGGTATGTAAACAGTGCGGCGCAAAGTATTTCCCGCCAAGGGCCGATTGTGCTGCATGTCTGTCAAAAGATATGGACTGGTTTGAAATGCCGAAAAGCGGCAAGCTTGAGACCTTTACAACTGCTTACTATGCACCCTTCGGTTTTGAGAAGGATTGTCCCTATATTATGGGTGTTGTTGATTTCGGCGCCGGGCCGAAACTTTTTGCACGTCTTGCAAGCGATATTAAACCGGAAGATGCAAAAGTTGGAATGGATGTAACGATCAGACCGTTGAAGTATGATGACGGTCAGATGTCATTTGAGATTGCAAAAGCGTAG
- a CDS encoding PilZ domain-containing protein — MGKNITICFRTSEDLRNELKKISKEERRTLSSTIETIIYQYLQNGKKDQNMNEEKRRYPRKQVSLPALVSKPGSNDHTIQAGIVLDLSLNGIQVSIPNNYKYSIQENAENGDTPKISIIFTLPDSKKLLTMQCTPRHVYNSKDETNIGANFVDTDFAGCQTLQSYLIN; from the coding sequence ATGGGTAAAAATATCACTATATGTTTTCGTACCAGTGAAGATTTACGCAATGAATTGAAGAAGATTTCAAAGGAAGAAAGAAGGACTTTGTCTTCAACAATAGAGACTATTATTTATCAGTATTTGCAGAACGGGAAAAAAGATCAAAATATGAACGAAGAAAAACGTCGCTATCCGCGAAAGCAGGTTTCTCTTCCTGCCTTGGTTAGTAAACCCGGTTCAAACGATCATACAATACAGGCCGGGATAGTCTTAGATTTATCTCTTAACGGGATACAGGTTTCAATCCCCAATAATTATAAGTATAGTATACAAGAAAACGCTGAAAATGGTGATACTCCGAAGATATCTATTATCTTTACATTACCTGACAGTAAAAAACTTCTAACCATGCAATGCACGCCTCGACATGTGTATAATTCCAAAGATGAGACCAATATTGGGGCGAATTTTGTTGATACTGATTTTGCGGGTTGTCAAACACTCCAGAGCTACCTGATTAATTAA
- a CDS encoding MFS transporter: MNKTITSWCFFDFANSSYSAVIAATIFPVYYANIIVGNTAGMGDVWWGRAISVSMAIVAITSPFLGGIADYAKIRKKLLLFLTLLCIAAVASFSFLSKDMAIAGFVLIVLANVGMEGGLVFYNSFLPEIVQPTHQGRVSAWGFGIGYAGSIFSLLLALFLVRYGMIDIVWLMVALFFAVFSLPAFIFLPKDPKGGTKIFVSAIDGFRHTCGQLKKMWLNKNQRRFLIAYLIYEDGVNTVIVFSSIFAATTLGFKSEELIYMYLIVQATALAGVFLMARYIDYWGPKRVILLSLTLWIAISIAIFFVHAKLLFAIIASIAGFGLGTVQAATRAFYTQFIVPGKESEFFGVYSFVGKSSAIMGPLVFGYLSSTFGSQRPAVLSIALFFLLGFIIIKTVSGGQPNVS; encoded by the coding sequence ATGAACAAAACGATAACATCCTGGTGTTTTTTCGACTTTGCCAATTCAAGCTATTCAGCCGTAATAGCAGCTACAATCTTCCCTGTTTACTATGCAAATATAATTGTCGGTAATACGGCTGGTATGGGAGATGTATGGTGGGGAAGGGCAATATCGGTAAGCATGGCTATTGTTGCCATAACATCTCCCTTTCTCGGGGGCATTGCCGATTACGCAAAGATAAGAAAGAAACTGCTTCTATTTCTTACGCTTTTGTGTATCGCTGCCGTGGCTTCCTTTTCTTTTCTCAGCAAAGATATGGCCATTGCAGGGTTTGTTTTAATTGTTCTTGCAAATGTGGGAATGGAAGGCGGTCTTGTTTTTTATAACTCTTTTCTGCCTGAAATTGTTCAACCTACGCACCAAGGCAGGGTTTCTGCATGGGGTTTCGGGATCGGATATGCAGGCTCAATATTTTCGCTTCTTCTTGCACTTTTCCTTGTTCGCTATGGGATGATTGACATTGTATGGCTTATGGTAGCGTTGTTTTTTGCTGTATTTTCTTTACCTGCCTTCATCTTCCTCCCGAAAGACCCGAAGGGTGGAACAAAGATATTTGTTTCGGCCATAGACGGTTTTCGCCATACATGTGGGCAATTAAAGAAGATGTGGCTCAATAAAAATCAGAGAAGGTTTCTAATAGCCTATCTCATATATGAAGACGGGGTAAATACTGTAATAGTTTTTTCAAGTATTTTTGCGGCAACCACCCTCGGTTTTAAATCCGAGGAATTGATCTATATGTATCTTATTGTACAGGCCACAGCCCTTGCCGGTGTTTTTTTGATGGCCAGATACATTGACTACTGGGGCCCCAAAAGGGTTATTCTACTTTCACTGACTTTATGGATTGCCATATCAATTGCCATATTTTTTGTTCATGCAAAATTACTGTTCGCAATAATTGCTTCTATTGCAGGGTTTGGACTAGGCACGGTTCAGGCTGCAACAAGGGCTTTTTACACCCAGTTCATAGTGCCCGGCAAGGAATCAGAATTTTTCGGTGTTTACAGCTTTGTGGGTAAATCATCTGCTATAATGGGACCACTTGTTTTCGGGTATCTTTCATCGACTTTCGGGAGCCAGAGACCCGCTGTTCTTTCAATAGCCCTGTTTTTCCTTCTGGGATTTATTATCATAAAAACTGTCAGCGGCGGACAACCGAATGTTTCTTGA
- the larE gene encoding ATP-dependent sacrificial sulfur transferase LarE, whose amino-acid sequence MNIEQKLDKLEETIKGLQKVVVAFSGGVDSTFLLKVCVDVLGRENVLAFIGLSPTCPQGEIEEAVTLSRLLGAEYIIEETSEMEDLNFIQNTTSRCYFCKTHLFDKAWDIAKDRGFLHVAEGSNLDDMDDFRPGRKACVEQHVLSPLLTVELRKSEIRELSKTLSLPTHDKPSLACLSSRIPYGTSINIEILKKIERSEEFIRSLGTRQVRVRYHGNVARIEVMVEDFDTIMANKTGIVETLKQYGFSYITLDLKGYRSGSMNIEI is encoded by the coding sequence ATGAATATTGAGCAGAAGTTAGACAAATTAGAAGAAACTATTAAAGGCCTTCAGAAGGTTGTTGTTGCGTTTTCAGGAGGTGTAGACAGCACATTTCTTCTCAAGGTTTGCGTAGACGTTCTCGGCAGGGAAAATGTGCTTGCCTTTATCGGATTGTCCCCTACATGTCCCCAAGGAGAAATAGAAGAGGCCGTGACTCTGTCGAGACTTCTCGGAGCTGAATATATCATTGAAGAAACTTCCGAAATGGAAGACCTTAATTTCATTCAAAATACCACCTCCCGCTGCTATTTCTGCAAGACCCATCTTTTTGATAAGGCATGGGACATTGCAAAGGATAGAGGGTTTCTTCACGTGGCAGAAGGATCGAACCTCGACGATATGGATGACTTCCGGCCCGGAAGAAAGGCCTGTGTTGAACAACATGTCCTGAGCCCCTTGTTGACGGTTGAGCTTAGAAAAAGTGAAATACGGGAGCTATCAAAAACACTTTCTCTTCCGACGCATGACAAGCCTTCCCTTGCTTGTCTTTCATCAAGGATACCCTACGGTACGTCGATCAATATTGAGATTCTAAAAAAGATAGAACGTTCTGAGGAATTTATCCGAAGCCTGGGGACACGACAGGTTAGGGTACGATATCATGGGAATGTTGCACGCATCGAGGTCATGGTGGAAGATTTTGATACAATAATGGCCAATAAAACCGGTATAGTTGAAACGCTAAAACAGTATGGATTTTCTTATATAACGCTTGATTTGAAAGGATACAGGAGTGGAAGCATGAACATTGAAATATGA
- the rlmB gene encoding 23S rRNA (guanosine(2251)-2'-O)-methyltransferase RlmB, with the protein MRKSAKTSKMPYLTNKNSIIELIRSHPGSVRRLWIEHGYETVSDEVIKEAKKQGISFKVLQKDIYLKKFSDIKSHICLERDEISYTDPDELLHDLERIKNPLLCAFDGIFDPQNLGNILRSAACFGVNAIIIPKDRSCGITQTVASISRGGIEHVKIVRVVNLARYIDMLKKTGVFCYGLDEKGVAPIWKTDLRGAACLVFGSEEGLRRLTKEKCDEIIKIPTEDNFSSLNVATCFAVSVCEVKRQRAVTQTI; encoded by the coding sequence TTGAGAAAGTCTGCGAAGACATCAAAAATGCCTTACCTCACTAACAAAAACAGTATTATCGAGCTTATTAGAAGCCATCCGGGATCTGTCAGAAGGCTCTGGATAGAACATGGTTATGAGACTGTATCGGATGAAGTCATTAAAGAGGCTAAGAAACAGGGCATTTCTTTCAAGGTGCTTCAAAAAGACATCTATTTAAAAAAATTCAGTGATATAAAATCCCACATATGCCTTGAAAGGGATGAAATCTCATATACGGACCCTGATGAGCTTTTGCATGATCTTGAGCGCATTAAAAACCCTCTCTTATGTGCCTTTGACGGCATTTTTGATCCGCAGAACCTTGGTAATATTTTGCGAAGCGCAGCCTGTTTCGGAGTCAATGCGATTATTATTCCGAAAGACCGCTCATGCGGTATTACACAAACCGTTGCGAGCATATCGCGAGGGGGCATTGAGCATGTAAAGATAGTCAGGGTTGTCAACCTTGCACGATACATTGATATGCTGAAAAAGACCGGTGTTTTTTGTTATGGTCTCGATGAAAAAGGGGTAGCGCCTATATGGAAAACAGACCTGCGGGGCGCTGCATGCCTTGTCTTTGGCAGCGAAGAGGGTTTGCGGAGGCTCACAAAGGAAAAATGTGATGAAATCATAAAAATTCCCACTGAAGACAACTTTTCTTCTTTAAATGTTGCAACCTGTTTTGCTGTTTCTGTCTGCGAGGTAAAACGGCAACGAGCTGTTACTCAAACAATCTGA